In Oryzihumus leptocrescens, the following are encoded in one genomic region:
- a CDS encoding N,N-dimethylformamidase beta subunit family domain-containing protein — protein sequence MRARAPGTRRAAGPWTATTLAALLLLGLVAACDPATPPPGAGSTTGSTSAPAARPGPPAASASSVTQEALPISQDLPTPAATCTNATDGWAAAEERHPGVGDVPPRQVRSAAGPVVGYLDTATAVCGQRVTVRLSATRGPMDVRLRALRVGDYGGRGARLVWESPVLTARPHPEAVPTGPDRVVAEHWPVSTTLTVDATWPPGLYLVEVRPVDPTARPSLMPLVVQTSGTRAAYLMVAGDLTWHAYNEYGGTSLYAGPGATPKERNATRSFVASTARPVSGDGLTQVLAMDVPLVRFLGRHHLAADVTTVSSLDAVPAQVDGRSAVLLGGHTEYWTARSYDALVRARDAGTNLASLGANEIYWQARIERDPHGLPVGVTVYRLATLDTLAQKAPTTTTVQWRSRLLGRDPAALVGVGMSAVGVHGSYTVRTAPAWLFAGTSLRPGSVLTGVVGYEVDAVEPPGGDTPANTQVLLQAVVPVRSRSRPSLATAAYHSAASGAGVFAAGSTYWSCDLDATCPNGPVPAPTVAALDRITTNLLTAFAAPRAGARHPSVATAYPALGQASAGDDAS from the coding sequence ATGAGAGCACGCGCACCGGGGACGCGCCGGGCCGCCGGACCGTGGACAGCCACGACCCTGGCGGCCCTGCTGCTGCTCGGACTGGTCGCGGCCTGCGACCCGGCCACGCCCCCGCCGGGGGCCGGGAGCACGACCGGCAGCACCAGCGCCCCGGCCGCACGCCCGGGCCCGCCGGCCGCGAGCGCCTCCTCGGTCACCCAGGAGGCGCTGCCGATCTCGCAGGACCTGCCCACCCCCGCCGCGACCTGCACGAACGCCACGGACGGCTGGGCCGCGGCCGAGGAGCGCCACCCCGGCGTCGGGGACGTCCCGCCGCGCCAGGTGCGTTCGGCCGCCGGACCGGTCGTCGGCTACCTCGACACCGCCACCGCCGTCTGCGGCCAGCGGGTCACCGTGCGCCTGTCCGCCACGCGCGGCCCGATGGACGTGCGGCTGCGCGCGCTGCGCGTGGGCGACTACGGCGGTCGCGGCGCCCGCCTGGTCTGGGAGTCGCCCGTGCTGACCGCCCGCCCCCACCCGGAGGCGGTCCCGACCGGCCCGGACCGGGTCGTCGCCGAGCACTGGCCGGTCAGCACGACGCTCACCGTGGACGCCACCTGGCCGCCCGGGCTCTACCTCGTGGAGGTCCGCCCGGTGGACCCGACCGCCCGCCCGTCCCTCATGCCCCTGGTCGTGCAGACCTCGGGGACCCGCGCGGCATACCTCATGGTCGCCGGAGACCTCACCTGGCACGCCTACAACGAGTACGGCGGGACCAGCCTGTATGCCGGCCCCGGCGCCACCCCCAAGGAGCGCAACGCCACCCGGTCCTTCGTGGCCTCGACCGCCCGGCCGGTGTCCGGCGACGGGCTGACCCAGGTGCTGGCCATGGACGTGCCGCTGGTCCGGTTCCTCGGCCGCCACCACCTGGCCGCCGACGTCACGACGGTCAGCTCGCTCGACGCCGTGCCGGCCCAGGTCGACGGCCGGTCCGCGGTCCTGCTCGGCGGGCACACGGAGTACTGGACCGCCCGCTCCTACGACGCCCTGGTCCGCGCGCGGGACGCCGGCACGAACCTCGCGTCCCTGGGCGCCAACGAGATCTACTGGCAGGCCCGCATCGAGCGGGATCCCCACGGGCTGCCGGTGGGCGTCACGGTCTACCGCCTGGCCACGCTGGACACCCTGGCGCAGAAGGCGCCCACCACGACGACGGTGCAGTGGCGCTCCCGGCTGCTCGGGCGGGACCCCGCGGCCCTGGTGGGCGTCGGCATGTCGGCCGTCGGGGTGCACGGCAGCTACACGGTCCGCACCGCACCTGCCTGGCTGTTCGCCGGCACCTCACTGCGCCCCGGGTCGGTGCTCACGGGCGTCGTCGGCTACGAGGTCGACGCCGTGGAGCCGCCAGGGGGCGACACCCCGGCCAACACCCAGGTGCTGCTCCAGGCCGTCGTGCCGGTCCGGAGCAGGTCCCGGCCGTCGCTGGCCACCGCGGCCTACCACTCGGCCGCCAGCGGGGCCGGGGTCTTCGCGGCCGGCTCGACCTACTGGAGCTGCGACCTCGACGCGACGTGTCCGAACGGGCCGGTCCCGGCGCCCACCGTCGCCGCGCTCGACCGGATCACGACCAACCTGCTCACCGCGTTCGCCGCGCCGCGGGCCGGCGCCCGGCACCCGAGCGTGGCCACGGCCTACCCCGCGCTGGGTCAGGCGAGCGCCGGCGACGACGCCTCCTGA
- a CDS encoding LacI family DNA-binding transcriptional regulator: MAKVTLQTIADQVGVSRMTVSNAFSRPDQLSASLRERILETARELGYVGPDPSARALARGSTGAVGVLLTDALQYAFADEVAMAFLGAIASELAPTGLALTLLTSSETSGRVPARDVAMDGALVYSCDPTTPAVEWLRKRGLPLVFVDQVQAPGVPSVNVDDRGGARAAAQHLVNLGHRRIGIVSAAVGGSFGLDPDPLASPLAHPVRQRLLGWLEALRAAGIEPPVVKVPDSGHDDYLAGARLLLALPERPTAILCFSDVVAAAVVHAAEDAGLRVPEDLSVVGFDDSPMAARMRPALTTVRQDFAAKGKVAAAELTGALAAPRSEVRRRARHHVLPTELVVRASTAPPRRDQEGS, encoded by the coding sequence GTGGCCAAGGTGACCCTGCAGACCATCGCCGACCAGGTCGGTGTGAGCCGGATGACGGTCTCCAACGCCTTCTCCCGTCCCGACCAGCTCTCCGCCTCGTTGCGGGAGCGCATCCTCGAGACGGCCCGCGAGCTCGGCTACGTCGGCCCGGACCCCAGCGCCCGGGCGCTGGCCCGGGGGAGCACCGGTGCGGTGGGCGTCCTGCTCACCGACGCGCTGCAGTACGCCTTCGCCGACGAGGTCGCGATGGCCTTCCTCGGGGCCATCGCCTCCGAGCTGGCGCCGACCGGGCTCGCCCTCACCCTGCTGACCTCCTCCGAGACCAGCGGTCGGGTCCCCGCTCGTGACGTGGCCATGGACGGCGCGCTGGTCTACTCCTGCGACCCGACCACGCCCGCCGTGGAGTGGCTGCGCAAGCGCGGCCTGCCCCTGGTCTTCGTCGACCAGGTGCAGGCCCCCGGCGTGCCCAGCGTCAACGTCGACGACCGCGGCGGCGCCCGGGCCGCGGCCCAGCACCTGGTCAACCTCGGCCACCGCCGCATCGGGATCGTCAGCGCGGCGGTGGGCGGCTCGTTCGGCCTTGACCCCGACCCGCTGGCCTCGCCGCTGGCCCACCCGGTGCGGCAGCGGCTGCTGGGGTGGCTGGAGGCCCTGCGCGCCGCAGGCATCGAGCCGCCGGTGGTCAAGGTCCCCGACTCCGGTCACGACGACTACCTCGCCGGCGCGCGGCTGCTGCTGGCGCTGCCCGAACGGCCGACCGCGATCCTGTGCTTCTCCGACGTCGTGGCCGCAGCCGTCGTGCACGCCGCCGAGGACGCCGGGCTGCGCGTGCCCGAGGACCTGTCGGTGGTCGGCTTCGACGACAGCCCGATGGCGGCCCGGATGCGGCCCGCGCTGACCACCGTCCGCCAGGACTTCGCCGCCAAGGGCAAGGTCGCCGCCGCCGAGCTGACGGGCGCGCTCGCCGCGCCCCGGTCGGAGGTCCGTCGCCGGGCCCGGCACCACGTCCTGCCCACCGAGCTCGTGGTGCGGGCCAGCACCGCGCCACCCCGCCGAGACCAGGAAGGGTCCTGA
- a CDS encoding class I SAM-dependent methyltransferase yields MTDDLEAFEQVGRRAADQEETVRANRSWWDGEAVGYYAEHGAFLGDTDFVWGPEGVREEELHLLGDVRGKRVLEIGAGAAQCSRYLAGQGAQVVASDLSGGMLRQGRAIDATAVSEQGAPEQGAPEQGAPAPRTPVPLVQCDAAALPFGDAAFDTVFTAYGVVPFVADSALVMRECARVLRPGGRLVFSTTHPIRWAFADDPGPEGLVARLPYFDRTPYVEADASGRATYVEHHRTLGDRVRELTAAGLRLVDLVEPEWPETNGQEWGGWSPLRGALIPGTAIFVAEKP; encoded by the coding sequence GTGACCGATGATCTCGAGGCGTTTGAGCAGGTCGGCCGGCGTGCCGCGGACCAGGAGGAGACGGTCCGGGCCAACCGGTCGTGGTGGGACGGCGAGGCGGTCGGGTACTACGCCGAGCACGGCGCGTTCCTCGGCGACACCGACTTCGTCTGGGGCCCCGAGGGCGTGCGCGAGGAGGAGCTGCACCTGCTCGGCGACGTCCGCGGGAAGCGGGTCCTGGAGATCGGCGCCGGGGCCGCCCAGTGCTCCCGGTACCTCGCGGGGCAGGGGGCTCAGGTCGTGGCCAGCGACCTGTCCGGCGGCATGCTGCGCCAGGGCCGGGCGATCGACGCGACGGCGGTGTCGGAGCAGGGTGCGCCGGAGCAGGGGGCACCGGAGCAGGGGGCACCGGCACCCCGGACGCCCGTGCCGCTGGTGCAGTGCGACGCGGCGGCGCTCCCCTTCGGTGACGCGGCGTTCGACACCGTGTTCACGGCATACGGCGTCGTGCCGTTCGTCGCGGACTCGGCGCTGGTGATGCGCGAGTGCGCCCGCGTGCTGCGCCCCGGTGGGCGCCTCGTGTTCTCGACCACGCACCCGATCCGCTGGGCGTTCGCCGACGACCCCGGTCCGGAGGGGCTCGTGGCCCGGCTGCCGTACTTCGACCGCACCCCCTACGTCGAGGCGGACGCCTCCGGCCGGGCGACGTATGTCGAGCACCACCGCACCCTCGGGGACCGCGTGCGCGAGCTGACCGCCGCCGGGCTACGCCTGGTCGACCTCGTCGAGCCGGAGTGGCCCGAGACCAACGGCCAGGAGTGGGGCGGCTGGAGCCCGTTGCGGGGCGCGCTCATCCCCGGCACCGCGATCTTCGTGGCCGAGAAGCCCTGA
- a CDS encoding MarR family winged helix-turn-helix transcriptional regulator, whose protein sequence is MDPTAPAAHSDAWRLADVIARLRRTLRASIRSDYPWEKLPMAQVEILQRLEDEPGLRVNDIADRHRLAKNTVSQLVQQLVSAGLVDRVTDERDRRAVVLALTDDGRRHLQQWQQAHERRFAHALDQLSPADRRAVLAALPALGRLVDELSAGAPPAQ, encoded by the coding sequence ATGGACCCGACCGCGCCCGCCGCCCACAGCGACGCCTGGCGCCTGGCCGACGTCATCGCCCGGCTGCGCCGCACCCTGCGGGCGAGCATCCGCAGCGACTACCCCTGGGAGAAGCTGCCGATGGCCCAGGTCGAGATCCTGCAACGCCTCGAGGACGAGCCCGGGCTGCGCGTCAACGACATCGCCGACCGGCACCGGCTGGCCAAGAACACCGTCAGCCAGCTCGTGCAGCAGCTGGTCTCGGCCGGCCTGGTCGACCGGGTCACCGACGAGCGCGACCGCCGCGCCGTGGTCCTCGCGCTCACCGACGACGGGCGCCGGCACCTCCAGCAGTGGCAGCAGGCCCACGAGCGGCGCTTCGCCCACGCCCTGGACCAGCTCTCCCCCGCCGACCGCCGGGCCGTCCTGGCCGCGTTGCCGGCACTCGGCCGGCTGGTCGACGAGCTCAGCGCAGGAGCTCCACCAGCGCAGTGA
- the rpsA gene encoding 30S ribosomal protein S1 encodes MTATTAEKATPQIAINDIGSEEELLAAIDATIKHFNDGDIVEGVIVKVDRDEVLLDIGYKTEGVIPSRELSIKHDVDPAEVVSVGDEVEALVLQKEDKEGRLILSKKRAQYERAWGTIEKVKEEDGVVTGTVIEVVKGGLILDIGLRGFLPASLVEMRRVRDLQPYVGKEIEAKIIELDKNRNNVVLSRRAWLEQTQSEVRTTFLKELQKGQVRSGVVSSIVNFGAFVDLGGVDGLVHVSELSWKHIDHPSEVVEVGQEVTVEVLDVDMDRERVSLSLKATQEDPWQHFARTHAIGQVVPGKVTKLVPFGAFVRVDDGIEGLVHISELAERHVEVPEQVVQVGDDIFVKVIDIDLERRRISLSLKQANEAGAQIDEFDPTLYGMAAEYDEQGNYKYPEGFDPETNEWLEGHEEAREKWEKQYAEAHARWEAHKQQVEAAAKADAEAAANADVPTTYSSGGSSSSTSTESAPSAGEGTLASDEALAALREKLTGN; translated from the coding sequence ATGACTGCCACCACGGCTGAGAAGGCCACCCCGCAGATCGCGATCAACGACATCGGGTCTGAGGAGGAGCTGCTCGCCGCCATCGACGCGACGATCAAGCACTTCAACGACGGCGACATCGTCGAGGGTGTCATCGTCAAGGTCGACCGGGACGAGGTCCTGCTCGACATCGGCTACAAGACCGAGGGTGTCATCCCCTCCCGCGAGCTCTCCATCAAGCACGACGTCGACCCGGCCGAGGTCGTTTCCGTGGGCGATGAGGTCGAGGCCCTGGTCCTCCAGAAGGAGGACAAGGAAGGCCGCCTGATCCTGTCCAAGAAGCGTGCGCAGTACGAGCGCGCCTGGGGCACGATCGAGAAGGTCAAGGAGGAGGACGGCGTCGTCACCGGCACCGTCATCGAGGTCGTCAAGGGTGGCCTCATCCTCGACATCGGCCTGCGCGGCTTCCTGCCGGCGTCCCTCGTCGAGATGCGTCGTGTCCGCGACCTCCAGCCCTACGTGGGCAAGGAGATCGAGGCCAAGATCATCGAGCTGGACAAGAACCGCAACAACGTGGTCCTGTCCCGCCGTGCGTGGCTCGAGCAGACCCAGTCCGAGGTGCGCACCACGTTCCTCAAGGAGCTCCAGAAGGGTCAGGTCCGCTCCGGCGTCGTCAGCAGCATCGTCAACTTCGGTGCTTTCGTCGACCTCGGTGGCGTCGACGGCCTGGTGCACGTCTCCGAGCTGTCCTGGAAGCACATCGACCACCCGTCCGAGGTCGTCGAGGTGGGCCAGGAGGTCACCGTCGAGGTGCTCGACGTGGACATGGACCGCGAGCGTGTCTCCCTGTCGCTGAAGGCGACGCAGGAGGACCCGTGGCAGCACTTCGCCCGCACCCACGCCATCGGCCAGGTCGTGCCGGGCAAGGTCACCAAGCTGGTGCCGTTCGGTGCGTTCGTCCGCGTGGACGACGGCATCGAGGGCCTGGTCCACATCTCCGAGCTGGCCGAGCGCCACGTGGAGGTCCCGGAGCAGGTCGTGCAGGTCGGCGACGACATCTTCGTCAAGGTCATCGACATCGACCTCGAGCGTCGCCGCATCTCGCTCTCGCTCAAGCAGGCCAACGAGGCCGGCGCGCAGATCGACGAGTTCGACCCGACGCTCTACGGCATGGCCGCCGAGTACGACGAGCAGGGCAACTACAAGTACCCCGAGGGCTTCGACCCCGAGACCAACGAGTGGCTCGAGGGCCACGAGGAGGCTCGCGAGAAGTGGGAGAAGCAGTACGCCGAGGCGCACGCCCGCTGGGAGGCCCACAAGCAGCAGGTCGAGGCCGCTGCCAAGGCCGACGCGGAGGCTGCCGCCAACGCCGACGTGCCGACCACCTACTCCTCGGGTGGCTCGTCCTCCAGCACCTCCACCGAGTCGGCCCCCTCGGCCGGCGAGGGCACCCTGGCCTCCGACGAGGCCCTGGCCGCCCTGCGCGAGAAGCTCACGGGCAACTGA
- a CDS encoding PPOX class F420-dependent oxidoreductase, producing MPRTIATNTRVDLDGLLEFIRPRHQMVLVTRRHDGEPQLSPVTGGVDAQGRIVISTYPERAKTANARRDARASVMVLSDDFGGPWVQVDGQVEVLDMPESLEPLVDYYRAIAGEHPDWDDYRAAMHRQGKSLLRITPHRWGPVATGGFPARLADD from the coding sequence ATGCCACGCACCATCGCGACGAACACGAGGGTGGACCTCGACGGGCTGCTGGAGTTCATCCGGCCGCGGCACCAGATGGTGCTGGTCACCCGCCGCCACGACGGTGAGCCGCAGCTCTCGCCGGTCACGGGCGGGGTGGACGCGCAGGGCCGCATCGTCATCTCGACCTACCCCGAGCGCGCCAAGACCGCGAACGCGCGGCGGGACGCGCGGGCCAGCGTGATGGTGCTGTCGGACGACTTCGGTGGCCCCTGGGTCCAGGTCGACGGCCAGGTCGAGGTGCTCGACATGCCCGAGTCGCTGGAGCCCCTCGTCGACTACTACCGCGCCATCGCCGGCGAGCACCCGGACTGGGACGACTACCGCGCCGCGATGCACCGCCAGGGCAAGAGCCTGCTGCGGATCACCCCGCACCGCTGGGGCCCGGTGGCGACGGGGGGCTTCCCCGCCCGGCTGGCCGACGACTGA
- a CDS encoding MFS transporter, with protein MTAQPWRRVLVEPARPDRVRTAARAHWWAVATVCVGAFMGQLDASIVTVALPSMQRELGAGVGELEWVSLSYLVVLIGLVAAAGRLSDVLGRKLLYTYGFVVFTLASLGCGLASSLGVLIAMRVVQAVGAAMLQANSVALIRTSVSARSLPRAVGVQGAAQALGLALGPAVGGLLVDVAGWRWVFLVNLPAGVLGVVAAVLLLPRTRARAARHRFDVAGLALLLPTTTALLLACSALARGASATEVAVLGGLGLAGLAAFVAVERRQDAPLVHLELFAERAFRSGLASAALGYLVLFGVLFVTPLFLEATWRMSAGRAGLLLMVLPAALALAAPVSARLTRRAGATAVTTGGLVLSAAGLLALVPAAHHRYAVAGLLALVGLGMGLFTPANNASVAASGRPEQAGLVSGLLNMTRGLGTALGVAVAAAAWALAAGHGSAETAAASSHGFRVTVLALGVLALVGAAVALGRGPLQPAGRRG; from the coding sequence GTGACCGCCCAGCCATGGCGTCGCGTCCTCGTCGAACCCGCACGCCCGGACCGGGTGCGGACCGCTGCACGGGCGCACTGGTGGGCGGTGGCCACGGTCTGCGTCGGCGCCTTCATGGGCCAGCTCGACGCCAGCATCGTCACCGTCGCGCTGCCGAGCATGCAGCGCGAGCTCGGTGCGGGCGTCGGCGAGCTGGAGTGGGTCTCGCTGTCCTACCTGGTCGTGCTCATCGGCCTCGTCGCCGCGGCCGGGCGCCTCTCGGACGTGCTGGGCCGCAAGCTGCTCTACACCTACGGCTTCGTCGTGTTCACCCTCGCCTCGCTGGGCTGCGGCCTGGCCTCCTCGCTCGGGGTGCTCATCGCGATGCGGGTCGTGCAGGCGGTCGGGGCTGCCATGCTCCAGGCCAACAGCGTCGCCCTCATCCGCACGAGCGTCTCCGCGCGCTCGCTGCCCCGCGCCGTCGGTGTCCAGGGCGCGGCCCAGGCGCTCGGCCTGGCGCTCGGGCCGGCAGTCGGCGGGCTGCTGGTCGACGTGGCCGGCTGGCGCTGGGTGTTCCTCGTCAACCTCCCGGCCGGGGTGCTCGGCGTGGTCGCCGCGGTGCTCCTGCTGCCCCGCACCCGGGCCAGGGCGGCCCGGCACCGGTTCGACGTCGCCGGCCTGGCCCTGCTCCTGCCGACCACCACGGCCCTGCTGCTGGCCTGCTCGGCGCTCGCCCGCGGGGCGTCGGCGACCGAGGTGGCGGTGCTCGGCGGGCTGGGGCTGGCCGGCCTGGCCGCGTTCGTCGCCGTCGAGCGCCGGCAGGACGCGCCGCTGGTCCACCTCGAGCTGTTCGCCGAGCGCGCCTTCCGCTCCGGGCTGGCCAGCGCCGCGCTCGGCTACCTCGTGCTGTTCGGGGTGCTCTTCGTGACCCCGCTGTTCCTCGAGGCGACCTGGCGGATGAGCGCCGGCCGGGCCGGTCTGCTGCTCATGGTCCTGCCGGCAGCCCTGGCGCTCGCCGCCCCGGTGTCCGCCCGGCTCACGCGGCGCGCCGGCGCCACCGCGGTGACGACCGGGGGGCTGGTCCTGTCCGCGGCCGGCCTCCTCGCGCTCGTCCCGGCCGCGCACCACCGGTATGCCGTGGCGGGCCTGCTCGCGCTCGTCGGCCTGGGCATGGGGCTGTTCACCCCGGCCAACAACGCGTCCGTGGCCGCGTCCGGGCGGCCGGAGCAGGCCGGGCTGGTGAGCGGGCTGCTCAACATGACCCGGGGCCTGGGCACCGCCCTCGGGGTGGCCGTGGCCGCCGCGGCGTGGGCGCTGGCCGCCGGGCACGGGTCGGCGGAGACCGCAGCTGCCTCCAGCCACGGCTTCCGGGTCACCGTGCTGGCGCTCGGCGTGCTCGCCCTCGTGGGCGCGGCGGTGGCCCTGGGGCGCGGCCCGCTTCAGCCTGCGGGACGTCGGGGCTGA
- the coaE gene encoding dephospho-CoA kinase: MLRVGLSGGIGSGKSTVADRLRELGALVVDSDLLAREVVAPGSEGLAAVVERFGTQVLAADGSLDRAALGAIVFADDAGRRDLERITHPRIAARAGELVAAAPPEAVVVHDVPLLVEKHMGPGYHLVLIVDTDESTRIARLTSLRGLSEADAKARIAAQATDEQRRAAADVLLPNDGTVEQVRAAVDALWRERLVPFNDNLVRGRRSRGPEVPTLVGPDPSWPVQAARLVERIALALGERAVSVDHIGSTSVPGLVAKDVIDLQVSVRRLEDADDPEFVAALQRMGFPRVKGNTHDEPKPDEPGIALWRKRFHGSADPGRVAHVHVREVGSPGWRYALLFRDWLRADAGAREDYARVKRELAGSAATTTDYAGSKEPWFTQVWPRAEAWARLTGWGG, encoded by the coding sequence ATGCTGCGCGTGGGCCTCTCCGGCGGGATCGGGTCGGGCAAGTCGACGGTCGCCGACCGGCTGCGGGAGCTCGGGGCCCTCGTCGTCGACAGCGACCTGCTGGCCCGTGAGGTCGTGGCACCGGGCTCGGAAGGCCTGGCCGCGGTGGTCGAGAGGTTCGGGACGCAGGTGCTGGCGGCGGACGGGTCGCTGGACCGGGCCGCGCTGGGGGCCATCGTGTTCGCCGACGATGCCGGCCGGCGCGACCTCGAGCGGATCACCCACCCGCGCATCGCCGCCCGCGCCGGAGAGCTCGTCGCCGCGGCGCCGCCGGAGGCCGTGGTCGTCCACGACGTGCCCCTCCTGGTCGAGAAGCACATGGGCCCCGGTTACCACCTCGTGCTCATCGTGGACACCGACGAGTCGACCCGTATCGCGCGCCTCACCAGCCTGCGCGGCCTCAGCGAGGCCGACGCCAAGGCGCGCATCGCCGCGCAGGCGACCGACGAGCAGCGCCGCGCCGCCGCCGACGTGCTGCTGCCCAACGACGGGACCGTCGAGCAGGTCCGGGCGGCGGTCGATGCGCTGTGGCGGGAGCGGCTGGTCCCGTTCAACGACAACCTGGTCCGCGGCCGGCGCAGCCGCGGGCCCGAGGTCCCGACGCTGGTCGGCCCCGACCCCTCGTGGCCGGTCCAGGCCGCTCGGCTGGTCGAGCGGATCGCCCTGGCGCTGGGGGAGCGGGCGGTCTCCGTCGACCACATCGGCTCGACCAGTGTGCCCGGCCTGGTGGCCAAGGACGTCATCGACCTGCAGGTGTCGGTGCGCCGGCTCGAGGACGCCGACGACCCGGAGTTCGTGGCGGCCCTGCAGCGCATGGGCTTCCCGCGGGTCAAGGGCAACACCCACGACGAGCCGAAGCCGGACGAGCCCGGCATCGCCTTGTGGCGCAAGCGGTTCCACGGCAGTGCCGACCCGGGCCGTGTCGCCCACGTGCACGTGCGCGAGGTCGGCTCGCCCGGCTGGCGCTACGCGCTGCTCTTCCGCGACTGGCTCCGCGCCGACGCCGGCGCCCGCGAGGACTACGCGCGCGTCAAGCGGGAGCTGGCCGGCTCGGCTGCCACCACGACGGACTACGCCGGGAGCAAGGAGCCGTGGTTCACGCAGGTGTGGCCACGCGCCGAGGCGTGGGCGCGGCTTACCGGCTGGGGCGGGTGA
- a CDS encoding glycosyltransferase 87 family protein codes for MGSERLETLRRAFWVALVPGAALFLVMQVWVHVHGGMLGADSHAYWLAARDPQSWYTRPPAYRDAYLYSPAFAQLLWPLGQLPWRVFEVVWAAGQVAVLGWLLAPLGWRRGLTLAPFLVAELLLGNVYVFFAAALVLSLRRAPGALALPLLTKVAPGVVGVWFVARREWRALLQAAAATAAVVLVSVALAPHAWLDWVQFLARTAGGHGGSATLRLLVALGVCLYAARSGRAWLLAPALILACPVLGGYGPLAVLAAVPRLLRVQAAPLRGRHRVRRVAAPDLVPDAPRLPA; via the coding sequence ATGGGCTCGGAACGGCTGGAGACGCTGCGGCGCGCGTTCTGGGTGGCCTTGGTCCCCGGTGCCGCGCTGTTCCTCGTCATGCAGGTGTGGGTCCACGTCCACGGCGGCATGCTCGGGGCCGACTCGCACGCCTACTGGCTGGCGGCCCGCGACCCGCAGTCCTGGTACACCCGGCCGCCGGCCTACCGCGACGCCTACCTGTACTCCCCGGCCTTCGCCCAGCTGCTGTGGCCGCTCGGCCAGCTGCCCTGGCGGGTATTCGAGGTGGTGTGGGCCGCAGGCCAGGTCGCCGTCCTCGGCTGGCTGCTGGCGCCGCTGGGCTGGCGGCGCGGCCTGACCCTGGCGCCGTTCCTCGTGGCCGAGCTGCTCCTCGGCAACGTCTACGTCTTCTTCGCCGCCGCCCTCGTGCTCAGCCTGCGCCGCGCGCCGGGCGCCCTGGCGCTGCCGCTGCTGACCAAGGTCGCCCCCGGCGTGGTCGGCGTCTGGTTCGTCGCCCGGCGCGAGTGGCGCGCCCTGCTGCAGGCCGCCGCGGCCACCGCGGCGGTCGTCCTGGTCTCGGTGGCGCTGGCGCCGCACGCCTGGCTGGACTGGGTGCAGTTCCTGGCCCGGACCGCCGGGGGGCACGGGGGCAGCGCCACGCTGCGCCTGCTCGTGGCCCTCGGGGTCTGCCTGTATGCCGCGCGCAGCGGCCGGGCCTGGCTGCTGGCGCCCGCGCTCATCCTGGCCTGCCCGGTGCTCGGTGGGTACGGGCCGCTCGCCGTGCTGGCGGCCGTGCCCCGGCTGTTGCGGGTGCAGGCCGCCCCACTGCGCGGTCGACACCGCGTCCGCCGTGTCGCGGCACCCGACCTGGTGCCCGACGCACCGCGCCTGCCTGCCTGA
- a CDS encoding DUF202 domain-containing protein has translation MSPIPDRAALQPERTALSWQRTAITATIIMVPLVITDLRLKVWPLAALGSVATLSAAALVYRLRRRFDQLGDDDAQYRPFWHIVRVAVACSFVAAGGAITALVELLR, from the coding sequence ATGAGCCCGATCCCGGACCGCGCGGCGCTGCAGCCGGAGCGGACCGCGCTGTCCTGGCAGCGCACGGCGATCACCGCGACGATCATCATGGTGCCGCTGGTCATCACCGACCTGCGGCTGAAGGTCTGGCCGCTGGCGGCGCTGGGGTCGGTGGCCACCCTCTCGGCGGCGGCGCTGGTCTACCGGCTGCGCCGCCGGTTCGACCAGCTGGGTGACGACGACGCGCAGTACCGGCCGTTCTGGCACATCGTGCGCGTGGCCGTCGCCTGCAGCTTCGTCGCCGCCGGTGGTGCGATCACTGCGCTGGTGGAGCTCCTGCGCTGA
- a CDS encoding YidH family protein, with the protein MGAAYRLGRVMDRRWPRSVYGVGDEPDPRFSMSNERTALAWMRTAMALLAGGVALISVSSLATLPKWSALVASAACVGGGALAWRAVVAWARIERALRTHQALPPPRALVSLAGGVIVLAGLTLVLSLVQLLRS; encoded by the coding sequence GTGGGCGCGGCTTACCGGCTGGGGCGGGTGATGGACCGCCGCTGGCCCCGCAGCGTCTACGGCGTCGGTGACGAGCCCGACCCGCGGTTCTCGATGTCCAACGAGCGCACCGCGCTGGCGTGGATGCGCACGGCCATGGCCTTGCTCGCCGGCGGCGTCGCGCTGATCTCCGTCTCCAGCCTGGCGACCTTGCCCAAGTGGTCGGCGCTGGTGGCATCGGCCGCCTGCGTCGGCGGCGGTGCGCTGGCCTGGCGTGCGGTGGTGGCCTGGGCCCGGATCGAGCGGGCGCTGCGCACGCACCAGGCGCTGCCGCCGCCGCGGGCCCTGGTCTCCCTTGCTGGTGGGGTCATCGTGCTTGCCGGGCTGACGCTGGTGCTCAGCCTGGTCCAGCTGCTGCGGTCATGA